In Bythopirellula goksoeyrii, a single window of DNA contains:
- a CDS encoding extracellular solute-binding protein, with amino-acid sequence MQSGSILNRLPVIIIALLAVSAAVGLTIALQNSPKGPVVVIYTALDEQFSRPILDKFTEQTGIRVLAKYDTESTKSVGLTQALFAERSRPRCDVFWNNEMVNTLRLARDGLLQDRDSSLYAEFPTEYRSKENLWCGFAARARVLLVNTDLVSDQDFPSGIEDLCDPMWKDRVGIAKPLAGTTASHAACLFAVWGEERTKDFFRRLKANAQVLGGNKQVARAVATGSLAFGITDTDDALIELEAGFPVAIIYPDQEEDQLGTLFIPNTVAMVKGAPHEKSAQKLIEFLLSPEVEEILAAGPSAQIPLRPGVPKSDRVESPATVKAMQVDFQKAAATWNAAAQFLRSEFATAE; translated from the coding sequence ATGCAGAGCGGAAGCATTCTCAATCGACTACCGGTGATTATTATCGCTCTTTTGGCAGTCTCAGCGGCGGTGGGGCTGACGATCGCGTTGCAAAATTCCCCCAAGGGACCCGTGGTGGTGATTTATACTGCCCTGGATGAGCAATTCTCACGCCCGATACTCGATAAATTCACTGAGCAAACGGGAATTCGTGTGCTCGCCAAGTACGACACCGAGTCTACCAAGAGCGTCGGGCTTACCCAGGCTCTGTTTGCCGAACGTTCGAGGCCTCGTTGCGATGTGTTCTGGAACAACGAGATGGTCAATACCCTGCGTCTGGCGCGAGACGGTCTGTTGCAGGATCGCGACAGTTCCCTCTACGCGGAATTTCCAACCGAATACCGCTCAAAGGAGAATCTTTGGTGTGGATTCGCCGCCCGCGCGCGCGTTCTGCTGGTGAATACAGACCTCGTTTCCGATCAGGATTTCCCTTCAGGTATTGAAGACCTCTGCGATCCCATGTGGAAAGATCGTGTAGGAATCGCCAAGCCACTCGCCGGCACCACGGCCAGCCACGCAGCTTGCCTCTTCGCGGTTTGGGGCGAAGAACGAACCAAAGATTTCTTTCGACGCTTGAAGGCGAACGCCCAAGTTCTCGGTGGCAACAAACAGGTCGCCCGCGCCGTGGCGACCGGTTCTCTGGCCTTCGGCATCACCGATACCGACGACGCACTCATTGAACTCGAAGCGGGATTCCCTGTCGCGATCATCTATCCCGATCAGGAGGAAGATCAGCTGGGCACTCTTTTCATTCCCAATACAGTTGCGATGGTCAAGGGTGCCCCGCACGAAAAGTCTGCACAGAAGTTGATCGAATTTCTGCTCTCTCCTGAAGTTGAAGAAATACTGGCTGCCGGACCTAGCGCACAAATCCCACTCAGGCCAGGAGTGCCAAAAAGCGATCGTGTGGAGTCGCCCGCCACGGTCAAGGCGATGCAAGTTGATTTCCAAAAAGCCGCGGCCACGTGGAATGCTGCGGCGCAGTTTTTACGCAGCGAATTCGCAACGGCCGAGTGA
- a CDS encoding type II toxin-antitoxin system RelE/ParE family toxin: protein MATFAVGDLVPRDGLNLNGVPYHCGIRHKTVGDGVCELRIDYGPGYRVYCDRDIETAKAYWADHKARGSEDNYGTC, encoded by the coding sequence ATGGCAACGTTCGCAGTAGGGGATCTGGTGCCTCGGGACGGTCTCAACTTGAATGGTGTTCCTTATCACTGCGGAATTCGCCACAAAACGGTTGGAGATGGTGTGTGTGAGTTGCGTATCGATTACGGGCCTGGTTATCGAGTCTACTGTGATCGCGATATCGAAACAGCAAAAGCGTATTGGGCTGACCATAAAGCCCGAGGGTCGGAGGATAATTATGGCACGTGCTAG
- a CDS encoding DEAD/DEAH box helicase: MPDLWLYHSCRIPQNEIRLILVTNPASSEETPDSGPAPTFAQLGLSDVMLASLVAASYHEPSPVQAGIIPRAIAGVDVLGQARTGTGKTAAFAIPILERLGTESCGPLPQALVLVPTRELAVQVRDEISKLAHGRKTRCQAVYGGKPIRQQIDRLGRGADIVVGTPGRVIDLLSRSALKLEKLEFVVLDEADRMLDIGFRPDIEKILRRCPQKRQTLLLSATVAPGIERLAKRYMVDPEIMDFSPKNKTVDTIEQHYFSVDEERKYELLVRLIQREDPEQAIVFCRTKRGTDRLHNKLSKKTPSVDLIHGDMQQSARDRVMRKFRAGDVKILIATDVVGRGIDVSNISHIVNYDLPQSSDDYVHRVGRTGRMGREGVAYSFVTPEQGIELTRIEMLINTLLKRDEIEGFQTVATAAPPQEARADAEPAEKKPAPPGQRPRRRHRRGL; this comes from the coding sequence ATGCCAGACTTGTGGTTATACCACTCGTGCCGAATTCCTCAGAACGAAATCCGACTCATTTTGGTTACTAATCCTGCTTCGAGCGAAGAGACGCCTGACTCTGGACCTGCTCCTACATTTGCCCAACTTGGCCTCTCGGATGTGATGTTGGCTTCGCTGGTTGCTGCCTCATATCATGAGCCTTCACCTGTTCAAGCGGGAATCATTCCTAGGGCAATCGCGGGTGTCGATGTGCTGGGTCAGGCGCGCACTGGTACCGGGAAGACAGCAGCTTTTGCGATTCCCATCTTGGAGCGACTTGGCACAGAGTCATGCGGGCCGTTGCCTCAAGCGCTCGTGCTGGTTCCCACGCGCGAATTGGCCGTCCAGGTACGGGACGAAATCAGCAAGTTGGCCCACGGCCGCAAGACGCGTTGCCAGGCAGTCTATGGTGGTAAGCCCATTCGGCAGCAAATCGATCGATTGGGCCGTGGAGCGGACATTGTCGTCGGCACGCCGGGTCGCGTGATTGATCTCTTGTCTCGCAGTGCTTTAAAGCTGGAGAAACTGGAATTCGTTGTTCTGGATGAGGCCGATCGGATGCTCGATATCGGTTTTCGTCCCGATATTGAGAAAATACTTCGCCGTTGTCCCCAGAAACGGCAGACACTGCTCTTAAGTGCGACCGTGGCCCCGGGAATCGAGCGACTTGCCAAACGCTACATGGTCGACCCGGAGATCATGGACTTTTCGCCGAAGAACAAGACGGTCGACACGATCGAGCAGCATTATTTTTCGGTCGATGAGGAGCGCAAGTACGAACTTTTGGTCCGACTGATTCAGCGAGAAGATCCCGAGCAGGCGATTGTCTTTTGTCGCACCAAGCGTGGCACGGATCGATTGCACAACAAACTTTCGAAGAAAACACCCTCGGTGGACCTCATCCATGGTGACATGCAGCAGTCAGCCCGGGATCGAGTCATGCGTAAATTTCGTGCCGGAGACGTGAAGATCTTGATCGCCACAGATGTCGTCGGTCGCGGCATCGATGTTTCCAATATTTCGCACATTGTCAACTATGATCTGCCCCAATCCTCCGACGATTATGTCCATCGGGTGGGACGCACAGGCCGCATGGGACGTGAGGGAGTCGCTTATTCTTTTGTTACCCCCGAACAGGGAATCGAACTCACACGGATCGAAATGCTCATCAACACTCTGTTGAAGCGTGACGAAATCGAAGGATTCCAAACGGTCGCTACTGCTGCTCCACCGCAAGAAGCACGCGCCGACGCGGAACCAGCTGAGAAGAAACCGGCCCCTCCTGGCCAACGCCCAAGGCGCCGTCACCGTCGGGGGCTCTGA
- a CDS encoding inositol-3-phosphate synthase has protein sequence MSTPRIGIWIIGARGGVSVTTLVGLSALRNGLTPETGLVSCLAEFAHLPLTNWDQFVVGGHEIRSSTLQDEAQRLHHDSRVIEAVALEKSQDFLASAEANIRPGVLWNVGPTIRDLASPDVAVEKSARDAVDRVQADLRDFQQRERLDNVVVVNLASTEALVDSSLWPETWEAAEEQLGQPDCPLPASSLYAIGALELGMPYINFTPSLGATPKGIDELARKKNICHAGRDAKTGETLLKSVLAPMFASRNLEVMSWVGHNIFGNLDGKVLSDPDNKASKVKSKDQLLERILGYAPQSLVSIEHIASLGDWKTAWDHVHFRGFLQTPMTLQLTWQGCDSLLAAPLVLDLVRFVLVAQERGETGALGVLGSFFKSPLGTDRHGFAEQTEDLIAWARRSS, from the coding sequence ATGAGCACCCCACGAATCGGAATCTGGATCATCGGAGCCCGTGGAGGGGTTTCCGTCACAACACTTGTAGGACTCTCGGCTCTCCGCAACGGGTTAACGCCAGAGACTGGCCTGGTGAGCTGTCTTGCCGAATTCGCCCACCTGCCTTTGACGAATTGGGACCAATTTGTCGTGGGAGGTCACGAAATTCGCTCTTCTACCTTACAAGACGAGGCACAACGGCTGCATCACGACAGCCGAGTCATTGAAGCCGTTGCCTTGGAAAAGAGTCAAGATTTCCTTGCTTCGGCCGAAGCCAATATCCGTCCGGGTGTCCTGTGGAATGTGGGGCCCACCATTCGTGATTTGGCCTCCCCAGATGTCGCGGTTGAAAAAAGTGCCCGCGATGCTGTGGACCGGGTGCAGGCCGACTTGAGGGATTTTCAGCAGCGTGAGCGACTCGACAACGTGGTGGTTGTGAATCTGGCATCTACCGAGGCCCTGGTGGATTCTTCCTTGTGGCCTGAGACCTGGGAGGCAGCCGAGGAGCAACTCGGGCAACCTGATTGTCCCTTGCCGGCCAGCAGCCTCTACGCCATCGGAGCCTTGGAGTTGGGTATGCCCTATATCAATTTCACCCCCTCTTTAGGAGCTACCCCGAAGGGTATCGATGAGCTTGCTCGAAAAAAAAATATTTGCCACGCCGGTCGGGACGCCAAGACGGGTGAGACCCTCCTGAAGAGCGTGCTAGCTCCCATGTTCGCTTCCAGGAATTTGGAGGTCATGAGTTGGGTCGGACACAATATTTTTGGCAATCTCGACGGCAAGGTTTTGAGTGATCCAGACAACAAAGCTTCGAAGGTGAAAAGCAAGGATCAACTCCTAGAACGAATCCTCGGATACGCCCCCCAGAGCCTTGTGTCGATCGAGCATATCGCCAGTCTGGGCGATTGGAAAACCGCGTGGGATCACGTACATTTCCGCGGTTTTTTGCAGACTCCGATGACTTTGCAGCTCACTTGGCAGGGCTGCGATTCGCTCCTGGCGGCCCCTCTGGTGCTCGATCTGGTGCGCTTTGTTTTGGTTGCTCAAGAGCGGGGAGAGACCGGTGCATTGGGGGTACTCGGCAGCTTCTTCAAGAGCCCACTTGGCACCGATCGCCATGGGTTTGCCGAGCAGACGGAAGACTTGATTGCCTGGGCTCGCCGATCGTCTTGA
- a CDS encoding amino acid aminotransferase: protein MLETVDLAPRDAILGLTVAFNEDPRSEKVNLSVGVYQDEHGKTPTLGSVVEAENILAAGPSNKAYLPISGSPGYSEVVQELVFGPEYQTAGHLAGAHTPGGTGGLRVAADFLHANFPQATVWLSEPTWPNHPSVFAAAEVPTKTYPYFDQQTNSLAFEQMLAAIEKMPAGDVILLHGCCHNPTGIDPTAKEWQQIVQAVAKRGLLPFLDFAYQGFGDGLDEDAAGVREFRNAGGDLIVCSSFSKNFGLYRERVGALSIACATNDAATAVQSQINRAIRANYSNPPAHGAAIVETILRDQNLRETWEKELSAMRDRINGMRQQLVDSLEAKGVPGDYSFITRQRGMFSFSGLTKDQVEQLREQYAIYIVGSGRINVAGLTPANIDRVTEAIGAVVSKSA from the coding sequence ATGTTAGAAACTGTTGATTTAGCCCCTCGGGACGCAATCCTGGGACTCACCGTGGCATTCAATGAGGATCCACGATCCGAAAAAGTGAATCTGAGTGTCGGAGTCTATCAAGATGAACACGGCAAGACTCCAACTCTTGGGAGTGTTGTCGAGGCCGAAAACATCCTGGCGGCAGGGCCCTCCAACAAGGCCTATCTGCCTATTTCAGGATCACCTGGATACTCGGAGGTTGTTCAGGAGTTGGTGTTTGGCCCTGAGTACCAGACGGCCGGGCACTTAGCCGGAGCACACACCCCCGGAGGTACAGGAGGTCTGCGGGTAGCTGCCGATTTCCTCCATGCGAATTTCCCTCAAGCGACCGTGTGGCTCAGCGAGCCCACGTGGCCCAATCATCCCAGCGTTTTTGCCGCAGCAGAAGTTCCAACCAAGACTTACCCTTACTTCGACCAACAGACCAATAGTCTTGCCTTCGAGCAAATGCTCGCTGCCATCGAAAAAATGCCTGCTGGCGACGTGATCCTTCTACATGGCTGCTGCCACAATCCGACGGGGATAGATCCCACGGCTAAAGAGTGGCAGCAAATCGTCCAAGCGGTTGCCAAGCGTGGATTGTTGCCCTTTCTCGACTTTGCCTATCAGGGTTTCGGGGACGGGCTTGATGAAGATGCGGCTGGAGTGCGCGAGTTTCGCAATGCGGGAGGCGATCTGATCGTTTGCAGTTCCTTCTCTAAGAATTTCGGCCTCTATCGAGAGCGAGTCGGAGCCCTGTCCATCGCTTGCGCCACGAACGACGCCGCCACAGCCGTGCAGAGCCAGATCAATCGTGCAATTCGGGCGAATTACTCGAATCCACCAGCCCACGGGGCAGCCATCGTTGAAACAATTCTTCGCGATCAAAATCTTCGAGAAACCTGGGAAAAAGAACTTTCTGCCATGCGGGACCGTATAAACGGGATGCGCCAGCAATTGGTCGATTCACTAGAGGCGAAGGGGGTGCCGGGAGACTACTCTTTTATCACGCGACAGCGAGGCATGTTCTCCTTTTCCGGACTAACGAAGGACCAGGTCGAACAACTTCGCGAGCAATATGCTATCTATATAGTAGGTTCTGGACGTATCAATGTTGCCGGTTTGACCCCCGCCAACATCGACCGAGTAACCGAGGCAATCGGCGCCGTGGTCAGCAAGAGTGCTTGA
- the glgA gene encoding glycogen synthase GlgA — translation MNILFATSEAAPFSKTGGLGDVCGSLPRELYTLGHRPAVILPAFRQVYQAGLPIESTGISFEIPIGQKRVGCQILESHLPDSAVPVYFIENHDYYDRPQFYGENGEEYRDNCERFVFYSRAVLEAIRQLELGTELIHCNDWCAGLIPAYLKTLYAEEAPFDQIASLYTIHNLAYQGSFWHWDMALTGIDWKYFNWRYMEFFGNLNFMKSAIVFADTINTVSPTYAQEILHPPLSCGLEGALEHRRNDLFGIINGVDYAEWNPAIDPYLAPNNYDAERLSIGKTACKEALQREMNLPVNSGIPLVAAVGRLADQKGFDLISRVMEQWATEKEVQWVILGTGDPKYHQVLGKLAAEHPDKIAVRLEFSNELAHRIEAGADMFLMPSQYEPCGLNQLYSLKYGTVPIVRATGGLADTVVDVNAESLAEGTATGFSFNEYTTLALSEALNRACSMFADKPSWHKLIQTGMRQDWSWSNSAREYSNLYKRTLAQARQGVLS, via the coding sequence GTGAACATCCTGTTCGCCACATCCGAAGCAGCCCCATTTTCCAAAACGGGAGGCCTGGGCGACGTCTGTGGAAGTCTCCCACGCGAGCTTTACACGCTGGGTCATCGCCCTGCTGTGATCTTGCCCGCTTTTCGCCAGGTCTATCAGGCAGGGCTCCCTATCGAATCGACTGGCATCAGCTTTGAGATCCCCATCGGTCAAAAGCGCGTGGGTTGCCAGATTCTTGAGAGCCACTTGCCCGATTCGGCAGTCCCTGTGTACTTCATAGAGAACCACGACTACTACGATCGCCCTCAATTTTATGGAGAGAATGGGGAAGAGTATCGTGACAACTGCGAACGATTCGTGTTCTATAGTCGAGCCGTGCTGGAAGCGATCCGCCAACTCGAACTAGGGACCGAACTCATTCATTGCAATGATTGGTGCGCGGGCCTAATCCCTGCCTACCTGAAAACGCTCTATGCCGAAGAAGCCCCCTTCGACCAGATCGCATCACTCTACACGATTCACAATCTGGCCTACCAAGGCAGTTTCTGGCACTGGGACATGGCGCTGACTGGTATCGATTGGAAATATTTTAACTGGCGATACATGGAATTCTTCGGCAACTTGAATTTCATGAAGTCGGCAATCGTCTTCGCCGACACGATCAACACGGTGAGCCCTACTTATGCCCAAGAGATCCTCCACCCGCCATTAAGTTGCGGTTTGGAAGGGGCACTTGAACATCGGCGCAATGATCTGTTTGGCATCATCAATGGAGTTGACTACGCAGAGTGGAACCCAGCGATCGATCCCTATCTGGCACCCAACAATTACGATGCAGAACGACTATCTATCGGCAAGACTGCCTGCAAAGAGGCACTGCAGCGTGAAATGAACCTACCGGTGAATTCTGGAATTCCGCTGGTGGCTGCCGTTGGCAGGCTGGCCGATCAGAAAGGATTCGACCTGATTTCGAGGGTCATGGAGCAGTGGGCCACTGAAAAAGAGGTTCAATGGGTCATCCTCGGAACTGGCGATCCAAAGTACCACCAAGTATTAGGAAAACTTGCCGCGGAACATCCCGACAAAATTGCCGTGAGGCTGGAATTTTCCAATGAGTTGGCCCATCGTATCGAAGCCGGTGCCGACATGTTCCTCATGCCCAGCCAGTATGAACCGTGCGGACTCAATCAACTCTACAGTCTTAAGTACGGTACCGTTCCCATCGTCCGCGCGACAGGGGGATTGGCGGATACCGTCGTTGATGTGAATGCCGAGTCCTTGGCAGAGGGGACCGCAACAGGTTTTAGCTTCAACGAGTACACAACACTCGCACTTTCTGAGGCGTTAAATCGGGCGTGTTCGATGTTTGCCGACAAGCCTTCATGGCACAAGCTGATTCAGACGGGCATGCGACAAGATTGGTCCTGGAGTAACAGTGCCCGCGAGTACAGCAATCTCTATAAACGCACCCTCGCCCAGGCACGGCAGGGTGTGTTGAGTTGA